Genomic segment of Deltaproteobacteria bacterium:
CCGGACGGGCGTGGCCCACTACCCCCTCAAGATAGCGTGTCTACCAAATTCCACCACTTCGGCAAGAGCGTGACTACGTTATTTCCTTCTTCCATCAATGTCAATAAAAAATTGCCCTCGTCCCGGTGTTTGCGGGCATTTCCTACTCAGCAGCCGGCGGTGCTTCCGGTGCCGATGACTGCTCGGCGGGGAGCGCCGGTGGGACCGTCTGTCCCGCTGGGAGCGTTTCTTCAACACCCGACGCGGGAGGTACTTCCACGACGGACGGTGCCTTGTGGGTGGCGAAATAAGCCAGCCACAGGGAGGTGAGCATGAACACGATGGCGAAAACGGTGGTCATTTTCCCCAGAAACGTGCCCGGCCCGCTGCTCCCGAAGATGGTCTGGCTCGACCCGCCGAAGGCCGCACCCATGTCGGCTCCCTTTCCGGTCTGGAGAAGGACGACGAGGATAAGAATGATGCAGATCACGACATGTAAGATGGTAACCAGGATATGCAAGGTTGATTTGTCTCCTTGTACTGTTATTGTCTGTCGTACCGCACGATGGAGCCGAAAACCGCCGCATCGAGGCTCGCCCCGCCTACCAGGGCGCCGTTGATGTCGGCTTCGGCCATGAGCGAAGCGATATTGTCCGCCT
This window contains:
- the secG gene encoding preprotein translocase subunit SecG; this translates as MHILVTILHVVICIILILVVLLQTGKGADMGAAFGGSSQTIFGSSGPGTFLGKMTTVFAIVFMLTSLWLAYFATHKAPSVVEVPPASGVEETLPAGQTVPPALPAEQSSAPEAPPAAE